A single Oryctolagus cuniculus chromosome 16, mOryCun1.1, whole genome shotgun sequence DNA region contains:
- the FBXL12 gene encoding F-box/LRR-repeat protein 12, whose amino-acid sequence MATLADLPDSVFLEIFSYLPVRDRIRISRVCHHWKRLVDDRWLWRHVDLTLYTMRPKVLWHLLRRYMASRLHSLRMGGYLLSGSQAPQLSPALLRALGQKCPNLTRLCLHVADLSMVPITSLPCTLRTLELHSCEISMAWLLREQDPTVLPLLECIVLDRVPAFRDEHLQGLTRFRALRSLVLGGTYRVTETGLDASLQELNYLQRLEVLGCTLSADSTLLAISRHLRDVRKIRLTVRGLSAPGLAALEGMPALESLCLQGPLITPEMPSPEEIVSSCLAMPKLRVLEVQGLGWEGQEAERVLCKGLPHCMVIVRPCPKVSMDWWM is encoded by the exons ATGGCGACGCTGGCCGACCTGCCGGACTCGGTGTTTCTGGAGATCTTTTCTTACCTCCCGGTCCGGGACCGGATCCGCATCTCCAG ggtgtGTCACCATTGGAAGAGGCTGGTGGACGACCGCTGGCTGTGGCGACACGTCGACCTGACGCTGTACACG ATGCGGCCCAAAGTCTTGTGGCACCTCCTGCGCCGGTACATGGCATCCCGGCTCCACTCCCTGCGGATGGGAGGTTACCTGCTTTCCGGCTCCCAGGCCCCCCAGCTGTCCCCCGCCCTGCTGCGGGCGCTGGGCCAGAAGTGCCCCAACCTGACGCGCCTTTGCTTGCACGTGGCTGACCTGAGCATGGTGCCCATCACCAGCCTGCCCTGCACCCTGAGGACCCTGGAGCTGCACAGCTGCGAGATCTCCATGGCCTGGCTCCTCAGGGAGCAGGACCCCACGGTGCTGCCCCTGCTCGAGTGCATCGTGCTGGACCGTGTGCCCGCCTTCCGGGACGAGCACCTGCAGGGCCTGACGCGCTTCCGCGCCCTGCGCTCGCTGGTGCTGGGCGGCACCTACCGCGTCACCGAGACCGGGCTGGATGCCAGCCTGCAGGAGCTGAACTACCTGCAGAGACTCGAGGTCCTGGGCTGCACCCTCTCGGCCGACAGCACCCTCCTGGCCATCAGCCGCCACCTCCGAGATGTGCGCAAGATCCGCCTGACCGTCAGGGGCCTGTCCGCCCCGGGCCTggcggccctggagggcatgccGGCCCTGGAGAGCCTGTGCCTGCAGGGCCCGCTCATCACCCCAGAGATGCCCTCCCCGGAAGAAATCGTCTCCTCTTGCCTTGCCATGCCCAAGCTCAGAGTCCTCGaggtgcaggggctgggctgggaaggccaggaggcagagagggttCTGTGTAAGGGGCTGCCCCATTGCATGGTCATCGTCAGGCCCTGCCCCAAAGTGTCCATGGACTGGTGGATGTGA
- the UBL5 gene encoding ubiquitin-like protein 5 encodes MIEVVCNDRLGKKVRVKCNTDDTIGDLKKLIAAQTGTRWNKIVLKKWYTIFKDHVSLGDYEIHDGMNLELYYQ; translated from the exons ATGATCGAGGTTGTTTGCAACGACCGTCTGGGGAAGAAAGTCCGCGTTAAGTGCAA CACCGATGACACCATCGGGGACCTTAAGAAGCTGATCGCAGCCCAGACGGGGACCCGTTGGAACAAGATTGTCCTTAAGAAGTG GTACACGATTTTCAAGGACCACGTGTCGCTGGGGGAct ATGAAATCCACGATGGGATGAACCTGGAGCTTTATTACCAATAG